The following coding sequences lie in one Rhizobium sp. ZPR4 genomic window:
- a CDS encoding carboxylesterase family protein has product MQPVLTLTIGNYVRLLATTIALSITPLVGAANAGSPVDVVKVEGGLLRGVATDVPGVQVFKGVPFAGPTGGENRFKPPQPVQKWDGVKVADHWGDQALQDIRGNPVGQFWGDEFYFDPAFMPKASEEGLNLNVWTPAASTTDKLPVYVWIHGGANHHGYASEMEFYASKLAAKGIIVVAIQYRVGALGFLALPELSQESPQKVSGNYAMLDQIKALQWVHDNIAGFGGDPDNVTIGGQSAGARNSTMLLRSPLAKGLFHRAVIESGFTGFFASPMMPLAERETANAKAIEQVFGKPMTLADLRRIPTDDFISKTAADGKTQLYEALHKATNIPAQHAIDGYVFTNESIDLLRPGALDGLDIMIGGTSNEYSSLNGGPDKTMSQSEFDDAMKKIGYDDDWQKVYRPSDPREAYRMWLRARADYNLQNYLVSSELVKSRNRNLHVYDFYFNHAPPGRDSEFYGSFHSSDLWYFMNSMRDVPGQRAWTGADYRMAEIMSSYLANFVKTGNPNGSGLPEWQQTSADTGGTFMWFRDGYAHAANQTPYPERDGLNRRAVMEAQHLSGSDLPR; this is encoded by the coding sequence ATGCAGCCAGTGTTGACGTTGACGATAGGGAACTATGTTCGGCTTTTGGCCACAACTATCGCTCTATCGATCACGCCGCTTGTCGGCGCGGCCAATGCAGGATCGCCCGTCGACGTCGTCAAGGTTGAAGGTGGTCTCCTGCGAGGCGTGGCGACGGATGTGCCGGGAGTTCAGGTTTTCAAAGGCGTCCCCTTTGCCGGCCCGACCGGAGGCGAAAACCGCTTCAAGCCGCCGCAGCCGGTGCAAAAGTGGGATGGAGTGAAAGTAGCGGACCACTGGGGCGATCAAGCGCTTCAGGATATCCGTGGAAATCCCGTCGGCCAGTTCTGGGGGGATGAATTCTATTTCGATCCCGCCTTCATGCCCAAGGCCAGTGAAGAGGGTCTCAACCTCAACGTCTGGACACCGGCCGCCAGCACCACCGACAAGCTGCCGGTCTATGTCTGGATTCATGGCGGTGCAAACCACCATGGCTACGCTTCCGAGATGGAGTTTTACGCATCCAAACTCGCGGCGAAAGGAATCATCGTCGTTGCGATCCAATACCGTGTCGGCGCACTCGGCTTTCTGGCACTTCCCGAACTATCGCAGGAAAGCCCGCAGAAGGTCTCCGGCAACTATGCCATGCTGGATCAGATCAAGGCGCTGCAGTGGGTGCACGACAATATTGCCGGCTTCGGCGGCGATCCAGACAACGTCACTATCGGCGGTCAATCCGCGGGAGCGCGCAATTCCACCATGCTGCTGCGCTCGCCGCTGGCCAAGGGCCTCTTTCACCGCGCAGTCATCGAAAGTGGCTTCACGGGGTTCTTCGCCTCGCCGATGATGCCGCTCGCCGAGCGGGAAACAGCAAATGCGAAAGCCATCGAGCAGGTGTTCGGCAAGCCGATGACGCTTGCCGATCTGCGTCGAATTCCAACGGACGACTTCATCTCCAAAACGGCGGCCGACGGCAAGACGCAGCTTTATGAAGCGCTACATAAGGCAACCAACATTCCTGCCCAGCATGCCATCGACGGCTACGTCTTTACCAATGAGTCCATCGATCTCCTGCGTCCCGGCGCGCTTGACGGCCTCGATATCATGATCGGCGGCACCTCGAACGAATATAGCTCGCTGAACGGCGGCCCCGACAAGACCATGTCCCAGTCCGAATTCGACGATGCCATGAAGAAGATCGGCTATGACGATGACTGGCAAAAAGTCTATCGACCCTCCGATCCGCGTGAAGCCTATCGCATGTGGCTGCGCGCCCGGGCCGACTACAATCTGCAGAACTATCTGGTCTCCTCGGAACTGGTGAAATCGAGAAACCGGAACCTTCACGTCTATGATTTCTATTTCAACCACGCGCCGCCCGGCCGCGATTCCGAATTCTATGGCTCGTTCCATTCGTCGGACCTCTGGTATTTCATGAATTCGATGCGGGACGTGCCGGGTCAGCGGGCATGGACCGGAGCCGACTATCGAATGGCAGAGATCATGTCGTCCTACCTGGCGAATTTCGTCAAAACCGGCAATCCGAACGGAAGCGGTCTCCCCGAATGGCAACAGACCTCCGCCGATACCGGTGGAACCTTCATGTGGTTCCGCGACGGCTATGCCCATGCCGCAAACCAGACCCCCTATCCGGAGCGGGACGGTCTCAACCGTCGGGCCGTCATGGAAGCCCAGCATCTCTCCGGTTCCGACCTGCCTCGGTAA